The following proteins come from a genomic window of Mycobacterium sp. DL:
- the cobN gene encoding cobaltochelatase subunit CobN has translation MRYEWSVAESPSSPTILLLSTSDTDLIAARASGAAYRWANPSRLVDGELAELLDGVQAVVVRILGGYRAWEDGIDQVAAAGIPAVVISGEQAPDADLMSHSTVPAGVALETHVYFAQGGVENLANLHAFLSDTVLMTGFGFEPPVDIPTWGVLDCPAGYEASGDGPTIAVLFYRAQQLAGNTEYIGSLCHAIHAAGGRPLAIYCASLRNPESELLELLGTADALITTVLAAGGAIPATVGAGGIDDQWNVAHLAALDVPILQGLCLTSSRKQWIDNDDGMSPLDVATQVAVPEFDGRIVTVPFSFKEIDEDGLISYVPDPERCARVAGLAVRHARLRRIASADKRVALVFSAYPTKHARIGNAVGLDTPASAVALLRAMRESGYDIGEVPGVEAEDGDALVHALIERGGQDQNWLTEGQLVGNPIRLSAKDYREWFATLPTELTDAMVEHWGPPPGELFVDRSRDPDGEIVIAAMMSGNVVILVQPPRGFGENPVAIYHDPDLPPSHHYLAAYRWLDKGFGADAVVHLGKHGNLEWLPGKTLGMSAACGSDAALGDLPLIYPFLVNDPGEGTQAKRRAHAVLVDHLIPPMARAESYGDIARLEQLLDEHSNISTLDPAKLPAIRQQIWTLMRAAKMDHDLGLEDRPDEDVFDDMLLHVDGWLCEIKDVQIRDGLHVLGQAPDGAVELDLVLAMLRARQLFGGEQSVPGLRQALGLAEDGSDTRGAVDVAEEQARGLVGALQESGWDASAVGRITDNTDVAAVLRFAAEEVVPRLRGTEGEITQILRALDGRFIEAGPSGSPLRGLVNVLPTGRNFYSVDPKAVPSRLAWETGVALADSLLERYHADHGQWPQSVGLSVWGTSAMRTSGDDIAEVLALLGVRPVWDEASRRVVDLEAMSLTELGRPRIDVTVRISGFFRDAFPHVVTMLDDAVALVAGLDETADQNYVRAHSEVDLAEHGDRRRATTRIFGSKPGTYGAGLLQLMDSRNWRDDADLAQVYTAWGGFAYGRGLDGAPATDDMNRAYRRIAVAAKNTDTREHDIADSDDYFQYHGGMIATVRALTGKDPVAYIGDNTRPESVRTRTLSEETTRVFRARVVNPRWMNAMRRHGYKGAFEMAATVDYLFGYDATAGVMADWMYERLAGEYVLDDENRKFMAESNPWALHGMAERLLEAAGRGMWAEPEAATLDGLRQVLLETEGDLEG, from the coding sequence ATGCGGTACGAATGGAGCGTGGCCGAATCCCCGAGTTCCCCGACCATCCTGCTGCTGTCGACCTCGGACACCGACCTCATCGCGGCCAGGGCCAGCGGGGCCGCCTACCGCTGGGCCAACCCGTCGCGGCTGGTGGACGGTGAGTTGGCCGAACTGCTCGACGGTGTGCAGGCCGTGGTGGTCCGGATTCTCGGTGGGTACCGCGCCTGGGAGGACGGCATCGATCAGGTGGCCGCGGCGGGCATCCCTGCCGTGGTCATCAGTGGCGAGCAGGCCCCCGACGCCGATCTGATGAGTCACTCGACGGTGCCGGCCGGTGTCGCGCTGGAGACGCACGTCTACTTCGCGCAGGGCGGTGTCGAGAACCTGGCGAACCTTCACGCCTTCCTCTCCGACACGGTGCTCATGACCGGCTTCGGGTTCGAGCCGCCGGTCGACATCCCCACGTGGGGCGTGCTGGACTGCCCGGCCGGCTACGAAGCCAGCGGCGACGGCCCGACGATCGCGGTGCTCTTCTACCGTGCGCAGCAGTTGGCCGGCAACACCGAGTACATCGGATCGCTGTGCCATGCGATACATGCGGCGGGCGGTCGTCCTCTGGCGATCTACTGCGCTTCGCTGCGCAACCCGGAATCGGAACTGCTCGAACTGCTCGGCACCGCGGACGCCTTGATCACGACGGTCTTGGCGGCCGGCGGCGCGATCCCGGCCACGGTGGGTGCCGGTGGCATCGACGACCAGTGGAACGTCGCGCATCTGGCGGCGCTCGACGTGCCCATCCTGCAGGGGCTGTGCCTGACGTCTTCGCGGAAGCAGTGGATCGACAACGACGACGGGATGAGCCCGCTCGACGTCGCGACGCAGGTCGCGGTCCCGGAGTTCGACGGCCGCATCGTGACGGTTCCGTTCTCGTTCAAGGAGATCGACGAGGACGGCCTGATCTCCTACGTACCCGACCCGGAGCGCTGCGCGCGGGTCGCCGGGCTCGCCGTGCGGCACGCCAGGCTGCGCCGGATCGCGTCCGCCGACAAGCGGGTGGCGCTGGTGTTCTCCGCGTACCCCACCAAGCACGCGCGGATCGGCAACGCCGTCGGATTGGACACCCCCGCAAGTGCTGTCGCACTGCTGCGGGCCATGCGGGAGTCCGGCTACGACATCGGTGAGGTGCCCGGCGTCGAAGCCGAAGATGGCGATGCGCTGGTCCATGCGTTGATCGAACGCGGCGGCCAGGATCAGAACTGGCTGACCGAGGGTCAACTGGTGGGCAATCCGATTCGATTGTCCGCCAAGGACTATCGCGAGTGGTTCGCGACGCTGCCGACCGAACTGACCGACGCCATGGTCGAACACTGGGGGCCGCCACCGGGTGAGCTGTTCGTCGACCGCAGCCGGGACCCCGACGGTGAGATCGTCATCGCGGCAATGATGTCCGGCAACGTGGTGATCCTCGTGCAACCCCCGCGCGGCTTCGGCGAGAACCCGGTCGCGATCTACCACGATCCGGATCTGCCGCCCAGTCACCACTATCTCGCCGCATATCGATGGCTGGACAAGGGTTTCGGCGCCGACGCCGTCGTCCACCTCGGTAAGCACGGCAACCTCGAGTGGCTGCCGGGCAAGACGCTGGGCATGTCCGCGGCCTGCGGATCCGATGCCGCCCTGGGCGACCTGCCGCTGATCTATCCCTTCCTTGTCAATGACCCCGGTGAGGGCACGCAGGCCAAACGCCGCGCGCATGCCGTCCTGGTGGACCATCTCATCCCGCCGATGGCACGCGCCGAGAGTTACGGCGACATCGCCCGGCTCGAACAGCTGCTCGACGAGCACTCGAACATCTCCACGCTGGACCCGGCCAAGCTGCCCGCGATCCGCCAGCAGATCTGGACGCTGATGCGAGCGGCGAAGATGGATCACGACCTCGGGCTGGAGGACCGCCCCGACGAGGACGTCTTCGACGACATGCTGCTGCACGTCGACGGCTGGCTGTGCGAGATCAAGGACGTGCAGATCCGCGACGGCCTGCACGTGCTGGGCCAGGCGCCGGACGGTGCTGTCGAACTCGATCTGGTGCTGGCGATGCTGCGGGCCCGCCAGCTGTTCGGTGGCGAGCAGTCGGTACCCGGCCTTCGCCAGGCGTTGGGCCTCGCCGAGGACGGCTCGGACACCCGTGGCGCAGTCGACGTCGCCGAAGAGCAGGCTCGCGGTCTGGTGGGCGCCCTGCAGGAGTCCGGTTGGGATGCCTCGGCCGTCGGGCGGATCACCGACAACACCGACGTCGCGGCAGTGCTTCGCTTCGCGGCCGAGGAAGTCGTGCCACGCCTGCGGGGGACCGAGGGTGAGATCACTCAGATCCTGCGGGCACTCGACGGCCGATTCATCGAGGCGGGGCCGTCCGGCTCACCGCTGCGCGGTCTGGTCAACGTGCTGCCGACCGGGCGCAACTTCTACTCCGTCGACCCCAAAGCGGTGCCGTCGCGACTGGCGTGGGAAACGGGTGTGGCGCTGGCGGATTCGCTGCTGGAGCGGTACCACGCCGATCACGGGCAGTGGCCCCAGTCGGTCGGACTCTCGGTGTGGGGCACCTCGGCCATGCGCACGTCGGGCGACGACATCGCGGAAGTCCTTGCACTACTGGGGGTCCGGCCGGTGTGGGATGAGGCCTCACGTCGTGTCGTCGACCTCGAGGCCATGTCCCTGACCGAGCTCGGCCGGCCACGCATCGACGTCACCGTCCGCATCTCGGGTTTCTTCCGCGATGCGTTCCCGCACGTCGTCACGATGCTCGACGACGCGGTTGCCCTGGTTGCGGGTCTCGACGAGACGGCCGACCAGAACTACGTGCGCGCCCACAGCGAAGTCGACCTGGCCGAACACGGCGACCGCCGGCGCGCCACCACCCGGATCTTCGGCTCCAAACCCGGTACCTACGGCGCCGGGTTGCTGCAGCTGATGGACAGCCGCAACTGGCGCGATGACGCCGACCTCGCGCAGGTGTACACCGCCTGGGGCGGGTTCGCCTACGGCCGCGGACTGGACGGCGCCCCGGCCACCGACGACATGAACAGGGCCTACCGTCGAATCGCCGTGGCTGCCAAGAACACCGACACCCGCGAGCACGACATCGCCGACTCCGACGACTACTTCCAGTACCACGGCGGCATGATCGCCACCGTGCGGGCGCTCACCGGCAAGGACCCGGTCGCCTACATCGGCGACAACACCCGGCCCGAGTCGGTGCGCACCCGGACGCTGTCGGAGGAGACCACGCGGGTCTTCCGGGCCCGCGTCGTCAACCCGCGTTGGATGAACGCGATGCGCAGACACGGCTACAAGGGCGCATTCGAGATGGCGGCGACCGTCGACTATCTGTTCGGGTACGACGCCACCGCAGGGGTGATGGCCGACTGGATGTACGAGCGACTCGCCGGCGAATACGTCCTCGACGACGAGAACCGCAAGTTCATGGCCGAATCCAACCCATGGGCACTGCACGGAATGGCCGAGCGCCTGCTGGAAGCCGCCGGACGGGGAATGTGGGCCGAGCCGGAAGCGGCGACCCTCGACGGGCTGCGCCAGGTGCTGCTGGAGACCGAGGGCGACCTCGAAGGCTGA
- a CDS encoding NAD(P)/FAD-dependent oxidoreductase yields the protein MASQNGGRTSTQRPISVAIIGAGMSGLCMAAKLQDAGINDFTIFEAADEVGGTWRDNTYPGLTCDIPSRYYSYSFRPNPEWSHMLPPGPEIQQYFRQVATERGIRSRIRFGTDVTEAAYRDGGWVVTTPAGVESFDVLVTATGVLRIPRYPDIEGLATFEGPMFHTSRWDHSVSLPDKRIGVIGTGSTGVQITAELGGNVNELKVFQRTAQWICPWPNLSVSAGTKAALRRWPLLNSFGYWFWGNFVRLLFGVAPIRPGWQRWLYQTQCRWNLRLSVRNRTLRAKLTPQDQPMCKRMIFAGHYYRAVQKPGVDIVTDAIARVEAGGVVTVDGTLHELDLLVLATGFDAHAYVRPLTITGEGGLTLDEAWADGPTAYRSVAVPGFPNMFMLMGPHSPVGNNSLIQIAEDQAAYVMWWIEQLRTRRIVSAAPTETATKTYNEDMKAAMPQTVWMTGCSSWYLGKDGLPELFPWTPQRYTELMRSPRVSDFDVHTARL from the coding sequence ATGGCATCACAGAACGGCGGGCGCACCTCGACACAGCGCCCCATCAGCGTCGCCATCATCGGAGCGGGCATGTCCGGCCTGTGCATGGCGGCGAAGTTGCAGGACGCGGGCATCAACGATTTCACGATCTTCGAGGCGGCCGATGAGGTCGGTGGCACCTGGCGCGACAACACCTATCCCGGTCTGACGTGCGACATCCCGTCGCGGTACTACAGCTACTCGTTCCGGCCCAACCCCGAGTGGTCCCACATGCTGCCGCCGGGGCCGGAGATTCAACAGTACTTCCGGCAGGTTGCCACCGAGCGCGGCATCAGGAGCCGTATTCGATTCGGCACCGACGTGACCGAGGCCGCCTACCGGGACGGCGGATGGGTCGTGACCACGCCCGCGGGCGTCGAATCGTTTGATGTGCTGGTCACCGCGACAGGTGTGCTGCGGATACCCCGGTATCCCGACATCGAGGGCCTTGCCACATTCGAGGGGCCGATGTTCCACACCTCGCGCTGGGATCACTCGGTGTCGCTGCCCGACAAGCGGATCGGGGTCATCGGGACCGGCTCGACGGGTGTGCAGATCACCGCCGAACTCGGCGGCAATGTCAACGAACTCAAGGTCTTCCAGCGCACCGCGCAGTGGATCTGCCCGTGGCCGAACCTCTCGGTCTCGGCGGGGACGAAGGCTGCGCTGCGCCGCTGGCCGCTGCTCAACAGCTTCGGTTACTGGTTCTGGGGCAACTTCGTACGGCTGCTGTTCGGGGTGGCGCCCATCCGTCCCGGATGGCAGCGGTGGCTCTACCAGACGCAGTGCCGATGGAACCTGCGACTTTCGGTCCGCAACCGGACGCTGCGGGCCAAGCTGACTCCGCAGGACCAGCCGATGTGCAAACGGATGATCTTCGCGGGGCACTACTATCGTGCGGTTCAGAAGCCGGGGGTCGACATCGTCACCGACGCGATCGCCCGTGTCGAAGCAGGCGGTGTCGTCACCGTCGACGGCACGCTGCACGAACTCGACCTGTTGGTGTTGGCGACGGGGTTCGACGCGCACGCCTACGTGCGGCCGCTGACGATCACCGGCGAGGGCGGCCTGACCCTCGACGAGGCATGGGCCGACGGCCCGACCGCGTACCGATCCGTTGCGGTACCGGGCTTTCCGAACATGTTCATGCTCATGGGTCCCCATTCGCCCGTCGGCAACAACTCGCTCATCCAGATCGCCGAGGACCAGGCCGCCTACGTGATGTGGTGGATCGAGCAGCTGCGGACACGTCGCATCGTCTCTGCGGCGCCTACCGAGACGGCGACAAAGACGTACAACGAGGACATGAAAGCCGCCATGCCGCAGACGGTCTGGATGACCGGGTGCAGCAGTTGGTATCTGGGCAAGGACGGACTGCCCGAATTGTTCCCGTGGACGCCGCAGCGCTACACCGAGCTGATGCGCTCACCGCGGGTCTCCGATTTCGACGTCCACACGGCACGATTGTGA
- a CDS encoding TauD/TfdA family dioxygenase translates to MSSVRVVKLGAVIGARIDGVDIADGVHADTAALINAALLEHKVIFFRGQHSLDDESQLVFARTLGTPTRAHPTVTSRGVRVLPIDSRYDKANSWHTDVTFVDRIPKASLLRAVTLPPYGGTTTWASTEAAYDRLPVPLRALAEKLWAIHTNAYDYAADVDTRLHQPADTERQYREEFVSDHYETEHPVVRVHPETGRRVLLLGHFVKQFVGLGQAESTALFQLFQSRITRLENTIRWNWELGDLAIWDNRATQHYAVADYDDHFRRLSRVTLAGDIPTSVDGQLSRVVAGDASHYSTVVDPERLAG, encoded by the coding sequence ATGTCATCAGTACGGGTGGTCAAGCTCGGCGCCGTCATCGGCGCACGCATCGACGGGGTCGACATCGCCGACGGGGTGCACGCCGACACCGCGGCCCTGATCAACGCCGCGCTGCTCGAGCACAAGGTGATCTTCTTCCGCGGCCAGCATTCGCTCGACGACGAATCGCAGTTGGTTTTCGCCCGCACCCTGGGCACACCGACGCGCGCGCACCCCACGGTGACGTCACGCGGGGTCAGGGTGCTGCCGATCGACTCGCGTTATGACAAGGCCAACAGCTGGCACACCGACGTCACGTTCGTCGATCGCATCCCCAAAGCGTCTCTGCTGCGCGCCGTCACACTGCCGCCCTACGGTGGCACCACCACCTGGGCCTCCACGGAGGCAGCCTACGATCGGCTGCCCGTCCCGCTGCGGGCTCTCGCGGAGAAGCTGTGGGCGATCCACACCAATGCCTACGACTACGCGGCCGACGTCGACACCCGGCTGCATCAGCCGGCCGACACCGAACGCCAATACCGCGAGGAGTTCGTCTCCGACCACTATGAAACCGAGCATCCCGTGGTGCGGGTTCATCCCGAGACGGGCAGACGCGTGCTGCTTCTCGGCCACTTCGTCAAGCAGTTCGTCGGGCTCGGCCAGGCCGAGTCGACCGCCCTCTTCCAACTGTTCCAGTCACGGATAACACGACTCGAGAACACGATTCGCTGGAACTGGGAGCTCGGCGATCTCGCGATCTGGGACAACAGGGCCACCCAGCACTATGCGGTGGCCGACTACGACGACCACTTCCGCCGCCTCAGCCGGGTGACGCTCGCCGGGGACATCCCGACCTCCGTCGACGGTCAACTCAGCCGGGTGGTGGCCGGCGATGCGTCCCACTACTCCACCGTCGTCGATCCCGAGCGGCTCGCGGGCTGA
- the cobG gene encoding precorrin-3B synthase produces MERAREVDACPGALQTHRAADGELARIRLPGGMITAAQLESVALAATDFGSSTLELTSRGNLQIRGVRDTDSVAGLLASAGLLPSPTHERVRNIVASPLSGRSGGVCDVRGIVVALDSALQHDHRIAQLPGRFLFGIDDGRGDISGLGADAGIHALDENSAALLLAGRDTGVRLDLADVVATLLAIANRFLDIRGKAWRTAELDDPLLLLGSLTPTATPGTTWPAHTRPPVGWIEQTDGPVTLGAAVPLGVLDAETARFLAAVDTTMSITPWRSILLFDLDPDIADVALRVLAPRGLIFDDNSPWLLLSACTGSPGCERSAADVRADAAAAAGDPVTGHRHFVGCERACGSPGHGEVLVATGDGYRPRIADPPSLRSPQYPPVG; encoded by the coding sequence GTGGAGAGGGCACGGGAGGTCGACGCCTGCCCGGGCGCACTGCAGACGCACCGCGCCGCGGACGGCGAGTTGGCCCGTATCCGGTTGCCGGGCGGAATGATCACCGCCGCGCAACTGGAGTCGGTGGCGCTGGCCGCCACTGATTTCGGATCGTCGACGCTGGAGTTGACCTCGCGCGGCAATCTGCAGATCCGCGGGGTGCGTGACACCGATTCCGTCGCCGGCCTCCTGGCCTCCGCGGGGTTGCTGCCCTCCCCCACCCATGAGCGGGTGCGCAACATCGTCGCCTCGCCACTGTCGGGCCGCAGCGGAGGGGTGTGCGACGTACGCGGGATCGTCGTCGCCCTGGACTCGGCGTTGCAGCACGATCACCGGATCGCGCAGTTGCCGGGCCGGTTCCTGTTCGGAATCGACGACGGACGAGGCGACATCTCCGGTCTGGGGGCCGACGCAGGTATCCATGCCCTGGATGAGAACTCCGCGGCTCTCCTGCTGGCCGGACGCGACACCGGAGTCCGCCTCGATCTCGCCGACGTCGTCGCCACCCTGTTGGCGATCGCGAACCGGTTCCTCGATATCCGCGGAAAAGCCTGGCGGACGGCTGAACTCGATGATCCACTGCTGTTGCTCGGATCGCTGACGCCGACGGCGACCCCGGGCACGACGTGGCCCGCGCACACCCGGCCGCCCGTCGGCTGGATCGAGCAGACCGACGGCCCGGTGACACTGGGAGCCGCCGTCCCCCTCGGGGTGCTCGACGCCGAGACGGCGCGCTTCCTGGCAGCGGTCGACACCACGATGTCCATCACCCCGTGGCGGTCGATCCTGCTCTTCGACCTCGACCCCGACATCGCCGACGTCGCGCTTCGTGTGCTGGCCCCCCGAGGGTTGATCTTCGACGACAACTCTCCCTGGCTGCTGTTGTCGGCCTGCACCGGAAGCCCGGGCTGCGAGCGCTCCGCGGCAGACGTCCGCGCCGATGCCGCGGCGGCCGCCGGCGATCCGGTCACCGGTCACCGGCACTTCGTCGGCTGCGAGCGGGCCTGCGGCAGTCCGGGGCACGGCGAGGTGCTCGTCGCGACCGGAGACGGCTACCGGCCGCGCATCGCAGATCCCCCGTCGCTTCGCTCGCCCCAATACCCACCCGTAGGGTGA
- a CDS encoding precorrin-8X methylmutase, which yields MLDYIRDAAEIYRQSFAMIRDETDLSRFPDGVSRVVVRLIHTCGQVDVADHVAFTDDVVTRTHAALAGGAPILCDSSMVAAGITRSRLPADNEVVSLVADPRAPELATRLGSTRSAAGVDLWVDRLDGAVLAIGNAPTALFRLLELIDEGAPVPAAVLGGPVGFVGSAQSKQELIDSPRGMSYLVVTGRRGGSAMAAAAVNSIAAEAE from the coding sequence GTGCTCGACTACATCCGCGACGCTGCGGAGATCTACCGGCAATCGTTCGCGATGATCCGCGACGAAACCGACCTCTCCAGATTCCCCGACGGCGTGTCCCGCGTGGTCGTGCGGTTGATCCACACCTGCGGTCAGGTCGATGTGGCCGACCACGTCGCCTTCACCGATGATGTCGTCACGCGGACGCACGCCGCCCTGGCCGGGGGTGCGCCGATCCTGTGCGACTCGTCGATGGTGGCCGCCGGCATCACCCGTTCGCGACTGCCCGCCGACAACGAGGTGGTGTCCCTGGTCGCCGATCCCAGGGCGCCGGAGTTGGCCACCCGCCTGGGGAGCACCCGGTCAGCGGCCGGGGTGGACCTGTGGGTCGATCGCCTCGACGGCGCGGTGCTCGCGATCGGAAACGCCCCCACCGCGTTGTTCCGGCTGCTCGAACTCATCGACGAGGGCGCCCCTGTTCCGGCGGCGGTGCTCGGCGGACCCGTCGGATTCGTCGGCTCGGCGCAGTCCAAGCAGGAGTTGATCGACTCCCCCCGCGGCATGTCCTATCTCGTCGTCACCGGCCGGCGAGGCGGAAGTGCGATGGCAGCGGCGGCCGTCAATTCGATTGCGGCCGAAGCTGAATGA
- a CDS encoding precorrin-2 C(20)-methyltransferase produces the protein MSDQRGTLWGVGLGPGDPELVTVKAARIIGSADVVAYHSARHGRSIARSIAEPYLRDGQIEEHLVYPVTTETSDHPGGYAGAMEDFYREAAERIAAHLTAGRDVALLAEGDPLFYSSYMHMHTRLTHRFDAVIVPGVTSVSAASAAVATPLVQGEQVLTILPGTLPADELERRLADTDAAIIMKLGRSYPAVRKALSASGRLDETFYVERASTPRQRVLPAADVDDASVPYFAIAMLAGRQRVPATTGSVAVVGLGPGDLDWMTPQSRRELAAATDLIGYGPYLDRVGAREEQRRHPSDNTDEPARARLACTLAEQGRTVAVVSSGDPGIFAMATAVLEEAKQWPGVSVRVIPAMTAAQAVASRVGAPLGHDYAVISLSDRLKPWEVIAARLSAAAAADMVLAIYNPASKTRTWQVGAMRDLLLEHREPGTPVVIGRDVSGPNESVTVVRLADLDQRDVDMRCLLIVGSSQTQWHSAGDGGPDRVFTPRRYPQD, from the coding sequence ATGAGCGATCAGAGAGGAACGCTCTGGGGTGTCGGGCTCGGGCCGGGCGACCCCGAGCTGGTCACGGTGAAGGCGGCCCGGATCATCGGATCCGCCGACGTCGTCGCCTACCACAGCGCACGCCACGGACGCAGCATCGCACGGTCGATCGCCGAGCCGTACCTGCGTGACGGGCAGATCGAGGAGCACCTCGTCTACCCGGTGACCACCGAGACCTCGGATCATCCCGGCGGATATGCGGGCGCGATGGAGGATTTCTACCGCGAAGCCGCCGAGCGCATCGCCGCACACCTGACGGCCGGCCGCGATGTGGCCCTGCTGGCGGAGGGTGATCCGCTGTTCTACAGCTCGTACATGCACATGCACACCCGGCTCACCCATCGCTTCGACGCCGTGATCGTGCCCGGCGTGACGTCGGTCAGCGCGGCCTCGGCTGCGGTGGCCACACCGTTGGTCCAGGGCGAACAGGTCCTCACCATTCTCCCCGGGACGCTGCCGGCCGACGAACTCGAACGCCGGCTGGCCGACACCGACGCCGCGATCATCATGAAGCTGGGACGCTCGTATCCGGCTGTGCGCAAGGCGCTTTCAGCATCCGGACGGCTGGACGAAACGTTCTACGTCGAGCGCGCGAGCACACCCCGGCAACGGGTGCTCCCCGCTGCCGATGTGGATGACGCGTCGGTGCCCTACTTCGCGATTGCGATGCTTGCCGGCCGGCAACGGGTTCCGGCGACCACCGGGAGCGTCGCGGTGGTGGGGTTGGGCCCCGGCGACCTCGACTGGATGACCCCGCAGAGTCGGCGCGAGTTGGCCGCGGCCACCGACCTGATCGGCTACGGCCCGTACCTCGATCGTGTGGGGGCGCGCGAGGAACAGCGAAGGCATCCCAGCGACAACACCGATGAACCCGCACGGGCACGCCTGGCATGCACGCTGGCCGAACAGGGGCGCACGGTTGCGGTCGTGTCTTCGGGTGATCCGGGGATCTTCGCAATGGCCACCGCTGTCCTCGAGGAGGCCAAACAGTGGCCCGGTGTCAGCGTGCGGGTGATCCCGGCGATGACCGCCGCCCAGGCGGTGGCAAGCCGCGTCGGCGCTCCACTGGGCCACGACTACGCCGTCATCTCGCTCTCGGACCGCCTCAAGCCGTGGGAGGTGATCGCTGCCCGATTGAGCGCGGCGGCCGCAGCCGACATGGTGCTCGCCATCTACAACCCCGCATCCAAGACCCGGACCTGGCAGGTCGGCGCGATGCGCGATCTCCTGCTCGAACACCGCGAACCCGGCACACCGGTGGTCATCGGCAGGGACGTCTCGGGACCGAACGAATCGGTCACCGTTGTCCGACTCGCCGACCTGGATCAGCGTGACGTCGACATGCGGTGTCTGCTCATCGTGGGTTCCTCGCAGACACAGTGGCACTCCGCCGGCGACGGCGGCCCCGACCGGGTGTTCACGCCCCGCCGGTACCCGCAGGATTGA
- a CDS encoding TetR/AcrR family transcriptional regulator codes for MRSATDRRQPQKSDLRRSAILESLDHHLRETGFDGINIADVTKRAGVTRSAFYFYFENKAAAVAALLEPMYDDGFIASDILTSTADPPHWRIRAMVEALLDTVEHHRYLLEAMLDARAANPAIRQVWDDARESFVPGVAAMIAAERDSGRAPDGPPTEVLAGMLLEFNDRLLERYTIGGTLNRQQLSEGAEAIWLRTIYGSVDVARQDRTSDEKRATS; via the coding sequence GTGCGGTCCGCGACCGACCGGCGCCAACCGCAGAAGAGCGATCTGCGGCGCAGCGCAATCCTCGAATCGCTGGATCACCACCTGCGCGAAACGGGTTTCGACGGCATCAACATCGCCGACGTCACCAAGCGTGCCGGAGTCACGCGGTCGGCCTTCTACTTCTACTTCGAGAACAAGGCAGCGGCCGTGGCAGCGCTGCTGGAACCGATGTACGACGACGGGTTCATCGCCAGCGACATCCTGACCAGCACCGCCGACCCGCCGCACTGGCGGATCCGCGCGATGGTCGAGGCCCTGCTCGACACCGTCGAGCACCATCGCTACCTTCTCGAGGCGATGCTCGACGCCAGGGCGGCCAACCCCGCCATCCGCCAGGTCTGGGATGACGCGCGGGAGTCCTTCGTACCCGGCGTGGCGGCCATGATCGCCGCCGAACGCGACAGCGGGCGCGCACCCGACGGCCCACCGACAGAGGTGCTCGCCGGCATGCTGCTGGAATTCAACGACCGACTGCTCGAGCGCTACACCATCGGCGGCACGCTGAACCGCCAACAGCTCAGTGAAGGCGCAGAGGCGATCTGGCTGCGCACGATCTACGGCAGCGTCGATGTGGCGCGGCAGGACCGGACTTCCGACGAGAAAAGGGCGACATCGTGA